The following coding sequences lie in one Myxococcus xanthus genomic window:
- a CDS encoding sigma-54-dependent transcriptional regulator produces MDRIAVLVVDDEEAVRTFLSELLGSAGYQVRCAASGAQALEMLSGGSFDAVLLDVVMPEMSGLEVLRRYQSMGGGAPVIVLSALAGADDAVRAMKMGASDYLAKPFGNDELQDALARALGTRAPERQAVAPVLPSRTVMPVVDSAQEQRVLISTSPAMRRARALVERIADTDVPVLLLGESGTGKEVIAREIHARSQRRNRPFIKVNCAALPGELLESELFGHERGAFTGATAEKPGKFELADQGTIFLDEIGEMAIRLQAKLLQVLQDEEFFRVGGKKSVRVDSRVVVATNRDLEKEIALGNFREDLFYRLNVVAIRLPALRERREDVVPLTDHFLKKYGRGYLSGVSELPTEVLHAFADYDWPGNVRELENMVRRLCVLKDPTLVLDELRAAVRAPASAPSLPTSYAGDDGGPFGRAHDEGFRTPPPAVQVLEMPSRGAAFGLASVAPLAPSAHAPMVMESANAVVPAPRYVNPFDVPQPPPPPAPTGELSLKDIGKRAAMLAEREAILAMLQRTAWNKRRAATKLRISYKALLYKIKECGIIDPRASAEL; encoded by the coding sequence ATGGACCGGATCGCGGTGCTGGTGGTGGATGACGAAGAGGCGGTGCGCACGTTTCTGTCCGAGCTGCTCGGAAGTGCGGGGTACCAGGTGCGCTGTGCCGCGAGTGGCGCCCAGGCGCTGGAGATGCTCTCAGGGGGCTCCTTCGACGCGGTGTTGCTGGACGTGGTGATGCCGGAGATGAGCGGCCTGGAAGTGCTGCGCCGTTACCAGTCCATGGGCGGCGGCGCGCCCGTCATCGTGCTCAGCGCGCTGGCGGGGGCGGACGACGCCGTTCGGGCGATGAAGATGGGCGCCAGCGACTACCTGGCCAAGCCGTTCGGCAACGACGAGCTCCAGGACGCGCTGGCCCGGGCCCTGGGGACGCGGGCGCCGGAGCGTCAGGCCGTGGCGCCCGTCCTGCCCTCGCGCACGGTGATGCCGGTGGTGGATTCGGCGCAGGAGCAGCGCGTCCTCATCTCCACCTCGCCGGCCATGCGCCGCGCGCGTGCGCTGGTGGAGCGCATCGCCGACACGGACGTCCCCGTGCTGCTGCTAGGGGAGTCCGGCACGGGCAAGGAGGTCATCGCGCGGGAGATTCACGCGCGCAGCCAGCGGCGCAACCGTCCGTTCATCAAGGTGAACTGCGCGGCGCTGCCCGGTGAGCTGCTGGAGAGCGAGCTGTTCGGCCACGAGCGCGGCGCCTTCACCGGCGCCACCGCCGAGAAGCCAGGCAAGTTCGAGCTGGCCGACCAGGGCACCATCTTCCTGGACGAGATTGGCGAAATGGCCATCCGGCTCCAGGCCAAGCTGCTCCAGGTGCTCCAGGACGAGGAGTTCTTCCGCGTCGGTGGCAAGAAGAGCGTGCGCGTGGACAGCCGCGTCGTCGTGGCCACCAACCGCGACCTGGAGAAGGAAATCGCGCTGGGCAACTTCCGCGAGGACCTCTTCTATCGCCTCAACGTGGTGGCCATCCGCCTGCCGGCGCTGCGCGAGCGCCGCGAGGACGTGGTGCCGCTGACGGACCACTTCCTCAAGAAGTACGGCCGCGGCTACCTCAGCGGCGTGTCCGAGCTGCCCACGGAGGTGCTGCACGCCTTCGCGGACTACGACTGGCCGGGCAACGTGCGCGAGCTGGAGAACATGGTCCGCCGGCTGTGCGTGCTGAAGGACCCGACGCTGGTGCTCGACGAGCTCCGGGCCGCGGTCCGCGCACCCGCGAGCGCGCCGTCCCTGCCCACGTCCTACGCGGGTGACGACGGTGGCCCCTTCGGCCGCGCGCACGACGAGGGCTTCCGCACGCCGCCGCCCGCCGTGCAGGTGCTGGAGATGCCGTCGCGCGGCGCCGCCTTCGGGCTGGCGTCCGTCGCGCCACTGGCTCCTTCCGCGCACGCGCCCATGGTGATGGAGTCCGCGAACGCGGTGGTGCCCGCGCCGCGCTACGTCAATCCCTTCGACGTGCCGCAGCCGCCGCCGCCGCCCGCGCCCACCGGGGAGCTGTCGCTGAAGGACATCGGCAAGCGGGCCGCGATGCTGGCCGAGCGCGAGGCGATTCTCGCCATGCTCCAACGCACCGCGTGGAACAAGCGGCGCGCGGCCACCAAGCTGCGCATCAGCTACAAGGCGCTCCTCTACAAAATCAAGGAGTGCGGCATCATCGACCCGCGCGCGAGCGCGGAGCTGTAG
- a CDS encoding GNAT family N-acetyltransferase, whose product MTPPLILLGSGYTLTRLAVAEARAGRDVLAATRDAARRAELERAGARVTDLEDALTRTAGAHVVVSVPPDAGLDTRIASALAGQVPARLVYLSSTGVYGRARGHVDEDTPVELSTPSSRERIEAESRYLPLGAMVMRIAGIYGPGRGIHTRLLSGALRLPEGGGGRISRIYVDDLVESIRVVLTRGEPGALYCVADDRSAPTEEPVAWLSQRLGVPMPPRIPLEQLNETVRGDRDISNARLKSLGWAPRYPDFISGYTALLKAEGHGAGPTQLVIRRLVAEDAEAFKALRLRGLRDNPESFAASVEEDSALSLEAVRGWLVGASQCVLGAFDGGQLVGALGLKRESRARLAHKAVVWGMYVAPEVRSRGVGRRLLTALIDEARKMGGLKCLLLAVSVGNVPAHALYRSLGFRTYGVEPNALKVGETFLDEELMVLTL is encoded by the coding sequence ATGACGCCTCCTCTCATCCTTCTGGGGTCTGGGTACACGCTCACGCGGCTCGCCGTGGCGGAGGCCCGCGCCGGGCGCGACGTGCTGGCGGCCACTCGCGACGCCGCGCGCCGTGCCGAACTTGAGCGCGCCGGGGCCCGCGTCACCGACCTGGAAGACGCGCTGACTCGCACAGCGGGGGCTCACGTCGTCGTCTCGGTGCCGCCCGACGCGGGGTTGGACACGCGCATCGCCTCGGCGCTGGCCGGCCAGGTTCCAGCGCGGCTCGTCTACCTGTCCTCCACCGGCGTCTATGGCCGCGCGCGGGGCCACGTGGACGAGGACACCCCGGTGGAGTTGTCCACGCCGTCGTCGCGCGAGCGCATCGAGGCGGAGTCGCGCTACCTGCCGCTGGGCGCCATGGTGATGCGCATCGCCGGCATCTACGGGCCCGGGCGCGGCATTCACACGCGCCTGCTGTCGGGGGCGCTCCGGCTGCCCGAAGGTGGCGGCGGACGCATCTCCCGCATCTACGTCGATGACCTGGTGGAGTCCATTCGCGTGGTGCTGACGCGCGGCGAGCCCGGCGCTTTGTACTGCGTCGCGGATGACCGCTCCGCGCCCACCGAGGAGCCGGTGGCCTGGCTCAGCCAGCGCCTGGGCGTGCCGATGCCGCCCCGCATTCCCCTGGAGCAGCTCAACGAGACAGTGAGAGGCGACCGCGACATCTCCAACGCGCGCCTGAAGTCGTTGGGCTGGGCACCGCGCTACCCGGACTTCATCTCGGGGTACACGGCGCTCCTGAAGGCGGAGGGCCACGGCGCCGGACCGACGCAGCTCGTCATCCGCAGGCTGGTGGCGGAGGACGCGGAGGCGTTCAAGGCGCTGCGGCTGCGGGGGCTGCGGGACAACCCGGAGTCCTTCGCGGCCTCGGTGGAGGAGGATTCGGCGCTGTCCCTGGAGGCCGTGCGCGGCTGGCTGGTGGGGGCGTCCCAGTGTGTCCTGGGCGCCTTTGACGGTGGGCAGCTCGTGGGCGCGCTGGGGCTGAAGCGCGAGTCCCGGGCCCGGCTGGCGCACAAGGCAGTGGTGTGGGGCATGTACGTGGCGCCGGAGGTCCGCTCGCGGGGCGTGGGCCGGCGGCTGCTGACCGCGCTCATCGACGAGGCGCGGAAGATGGGCGGCCTCAAGTGCCTGCTGCTCGCAGTTTCGGTGGGGAACGTGCCCGCGCACGCGCTGTACCGCTCGCTGGGGTTCCGGACCTATGGCGTGGAGCCCAACGCGCTGAAGGTGGGGGAGACGTTCCTCGACGAGGAGTTGATGGTCCTCACCCTGTGA
- a CDS encoding ActD protein, producing MAPGTPDWLLERIILRELPPEALSAARARLEREPGGAARLARLEADSRQTLARHPPAEVAAEVARRERESQVRTETARRDNSQGWHGLSLSVPVAASLALLFMSAPEEQPEPPESPVPLIVMLDTVRIKGGPRLRVHRQGAGEPELLGEQARARRGDVLQLSYVSGGSRHGVVVSVDGRGAVTLHHPSMLSGSTELGPGEAVPLAHAYELDDAPDFERFLFVTSDAPLEVASVLEAARALARQPTDARTLPLPLPDTLGQTSFTLEKVR from the coding sequence ATGGCCCCTGGCACCCCTGACTGGCTTCTGGAGCGAATCATCCTGCGCGAGCTGCCGCCAGAGGCGCTGTCCGCCGCGCGAGCCCGGCTCGAGCGTGAGCCCGGTGGCGCCGCGAGGCTGGCCCGGCTGGAAGCGGACTCCCGCCAGACGCTGGCGCGTCATCCGCCCGCCGAAGTCGCCGCAGAGGTGGCCCGGCGCGAGCGCGAGTCCCAGGTCCGCACGGAGACAGCGCGGCGCGACAACTCGCAGGGGTGGCATGGGCTGTCACTCAGCGTCCCCGTGGCCGCCTCGCTGGCGCTGCTCTTCATGTCCGCGCCGGAGGAGCAGCCGGAGCCGCCCGAGTCACCGGTGCCGCTCATCGTGATGCTGGATACCGTGCGCATCAAGGGTGGGCCGCGCCTGCGGGTCCACCGCCAGGGCGCGGGCGAGCCGGAGTTGCTCGGTGAACAGGCCCGGGCGCGCCGCGGTGACGTCCTGCAACTCAGCTACGTGTCGGGTGGAAGCCGCCATGGTGTCGTGGTGTCGGTGGATGGGCGCGGCGCCGTGACGCTGCACCATCCCTCGATGCTGTCGGGAAGCACGGAGCTGGGCCCTGGCGAGGCGGTGCCGCTGGCCCATGCCTACGAGCTCGATGACGCACCGGACTTCGAGCGCTTCCTCTTCGTCACGTCCGATGCACCCTTGGAGGTGGCGTCGGTCCTGGAGGCGGCGCGCGCGCTTGCTCGGCAGCCCACCGACGCGCGCACCCTGCCGCTGCCACTTCCGGATACCCTGGGCCAGACGTCCTTCACGTTGGAAAAGGTGCGGTGA
- a CDS encoding caspase family protein: MTRSLLFSLLLVPALAAAAPASSAPQASVRRFALLVGVNDGGEGRARLRYAVTDARSFGDVLEELGGVQPQDKLLLMESDRAALESALVRFKAMLAAATTPGTRIEALIYYSGHSDEQGLLLQKDRFGYRELRKALESLPADVRIAILDSCASGTLARQKGGVRRPAFMVDASSAVRGHAILTSSSEDEVSQESDRIGGSFFTHNLVSGLRGAADVSGDGRVTLHEAYQFAFHETLARTEETRAGAQHPAYDIELAGTGDLVMTDLRSTAAVLVLGDLVDGRLYVRDSQGRLVVELKKYAGRTTELGLQKGRYSVMRKVLDQTSQAEFELGEGGRTVLAASAFRAVQGELTAMRGGGPLPETLSAGAGVSEVAAASSGRRSRFVNVGLFPGLQTNDLMTSGVPVDNHVSLSMGVSRMARLDGVAMALGANVATDKVDGLQLALGANVVRGDMSGTQLAVGGNWTHGKAEGIQAAIGLNVARTSGSLGQLAVGANVSGTSLVGAQLAVGGNWTAGSVDGVQGAVAFNHARDRMTGLQVAVGLNWAAEARGAQLSLVNVGGDVKGAQVGIVNVAGRMSGLQLGLVNVSRELDSGVPVGLVSIARNGQFHVEAFGNDFNYANTAIKVGSRYLYTTLVLGMGTMAGARGPSHWSLGLGLGAHIPISERFFLDVDAVSNTLYDWNVSFEGNRRLHQLRLVAGFQVARNLAIIGGPTLNVLHDSNGEPVANLSRLSNLDAGGVLLWPGVQVGLRI, encoded by the coding sequence ATGACGCGGTCCCTCCTGTTTTCGCTCCTGCTCGTGCCCGCCCTGGCCGCCGCGGCTCCCGCGTCCTCGGCGCCGCAGGCGTCGGTGCGCCGCTTCGCGCTGCTGGTGGGCGTCAACGATGGGGGCGAGGGACGTGCCCGGCTCCGGTACGCCGTCACGGATGCGCGCTCGTTCGGCGACGTGCTGGAGGAGCTCGGAGGGGTGCAGCCGCAGGACAAGCTGCTGCTGATGGAGAGCGACCGCGCGGCGCTGGAGTCCGCCCTGGTTCGCTTCAAGGCGATGCTGGCGGCGGCGACCACGCCGGGCACGCGCATCGAGGCGCTCATCTACTATTCGGGCCACTCCGACGAGCAGGGGTTGCTCCTCCAGAAGGACCGCTTCGGCTACCGCGAGCTGCGCAAGGCGCTGGAGTCGCTTCCCGCCGACGTGCGCATCGCCATCCTGGATTCGTGCGCGTCCGGCACGCTGGCCCGCCAGAAGGGCGGAGTGCGGCGTCCAGCCTTCATGGTGGATGCGTCCTCCGCGGTGCGAGGCCATGCCATCCTCACGTCGTCTTCCGAGGACGAGGTGTCCCAGGAGTCCGACCGCATCGGCGGCTCGTTCTTCACCCACAACCTGGTGTCCGGCCTGCGCGGCGCGGCGGACGTCTCCGGGGACGGCCGGGTGACGCTGCACGAGGCCTACCAGTTCGCCTTCCACGAGACGCTGGCCCGCACGGAGGAGACGCGGGCCGGGGCGCAGCACCCCGCGTATGACATCGAGCTGGCGGGAACGGGCGACCTGGTGATGACGGACCTGCGCTCCACCGCCGCGGTGCTCGTCCTGGGGGACCTGGTGGATGGGCGGCTCTACGTCCGTGATTCCCAGGGACGCCTGGTCGTGGAGCTGAAGAAGTACGCGGGCCGCACCACCGAGCTGGGGTTGCAGAAGGGCCGTTACTCGGTGATGCGCAAGGTGCTGGACCAGACTTCGCAGGCGGAGTTCGAACTGGGGGAGGGCGGCCGTACGGTGCTGGCGGCCTCCGCCTTCCGTGCGGTGCAGGGGGAGCTGACGGCCATGCGCGGCGGTGGGCCCCTGCCTGAGACACTCTCCGCGGGCGCTGGCGTGTCGGAGGTCGCGGCGGCGAGCAGCGGTCGCCGGTCGCGCTTCGTCAACGTGGGCCTGTTCCCCGGCCTCCAGACGAATGACCTCATGACTTCCGGCGTGCCCGTGGACAACCACGTCTCCCTGTCCATGGGCGTGTCCCGCATGGCGCGGCTGGACGGCGTGGCGATGGCCCTGGGCGCGAACGTGGCCACGGACAAGGTGGATGGGCTGCAACTGGCCCTGGGCGCCAACGTGGTGCGGGGCGACATGTCGGGCACGCAGCTGGCCGTGGGCGGCAACTGGACGCACGGAAAGGCGGAGGGCATCCAGGCGGCGATCGGGCTCAATGTGGCGCGGACCAGCGGCTCGCTCGGGCAGCTCGCGGTGGGCGCCAACGTGTCCGGCACGTCGCTGGTGGGAGCGCAGCTGGCCGTGGGCGGCAACTGGACGGCGGGGAGCGTCGACGGTGTGCAGGGCGCGGTGGCGTTCAACCATGCGCGGGACCGGATGACGGGCCTCCAGGTGGCCGTGGGATTGAACTGGGCGGCGGAGGCCCGGGGCGCGCAGCTGTCCCTCGTCAATGTGGGTGGTGACGTGAAGGGCGCGCAGGTGGGGATCGTCAACGTGGCGGGGCGGATGAGCGGCCTCCAGCTCGGGCTCGTGAACGTGTCGCGGGAGCTGGATTCCGGTGTTCCGGTGGGCCTGGTGAGCATCGCGCGCAACGGCCAATTCCACGTCGAGGCCTTCGGTAATGACTTCAACTACGCCAACACCGCCATCAAGGTGGGCAGCCGCTACCTCTACACGACGCTCGTGTTGGGCATGGGCACCATGGCGGGCGCGCGTGGCCCCAGCCACTGGTCGCTGGGACTGGGGCTCGGCGCGCACATCCCAATCTCCGAGCGCTTCTTCCTGGACGTGGACGCGGTGTCGAACACCCTCTACGACTGGAACGTGTCCTTCGAAGGCAACCGCCGCCTGCACCAGCTCCGGTTGGTGGCGGGGTTCCAGGTGGCGCGGAACCTGGCCATCATCGGCGGGCCCACGCTCAACGTGTTGCACGACTCCAACGGTGAGCCCGTGGCGAACCTGAGCCGTCTGTCGAACCTGGACGCGGGGGGCGTGCTCCTGTGGCCCGGTGTACAGGTGGGCCTGCGCATCTGA
- a CDS encoding tetratricopeptide repeat protein, translating into MSKLLFAAFNDGVSLSMAGNHEAAILAFDKVLAVDPKHVPALTGKGASLATLERFEEALRCFERAIEVDPTEAEAHRDAALCQLELGEPEAAAQLLQRAMQLNPTPGYRESAAVQIYNLGNSLLTRGSRRPDKARYRQARHVFELALTLSPGSAECARALADVWEHLGDTAQRDHYAQLATRLRPVPA; encoded by the coding sequence ATGTCCAAGTTGCTGTTCGCGGCCTTCAATGACGGCGTGAGCCTGTCCATGGCGGGCAATCACGAGGCGGCCATCCTCGCGTTCGACAAGGTGCTCGCAGTGGACCCCAAGCACGTCCCCGCGCTCACGGGGAAGGGGGCCTCGCTGGCCACGCTGGAGCGCTTCGAGGAGGCGCTGCGCTGCTTCGAGCGCGCCATCGAAGTGGACCCCACCGAGGCCGAGGCCCACCGCGACGCCGCCCTCTGCCAGTTGGAGCTGGGGGAGCCGGAGGCCGCCGCGCAGCTGCTCCAGCGCGCCATGCAGCTCAACCCCACGCCGGGCTACCGCGAGTCCGCCGCCGTTCAAATCTACAACCTGGGCAATTCGCTGCTGACGCGGGGCTCCCGCCGCCCGGACAAGGCCCGCTACCGCCAGGCACGCCACGTCTTCGAACTGGCGCTGACGCTGTCTCCCGGCTCCGCCGAATGCGCCCGGGCCCTGGCCGACGTGTGGGAGCACCTGGGCGACACTGCTCAGAGAGACCACTACGCCCAGCTCGCCACCCGGCTCCGCCCCGTGCCGGCCTAG
- a CDS encoding 3-deoxy-7-phosphoheptulonate synthase has product MIVMLEPDSPESVVSAVLQVASQYKGVTPRTHVIGGSEYTITEVYLLGSTAQVPVEPFEQIPGVRQVVRVSQKYRVIGRHKGQRTSAGFEYNGINFDERSVNVFAGLCAVDNPENVDTMMAALARCGIRTTRMGAYKPRTNPYEFQGLGAACLPWVFESAGKHGIKVIAMEVTHPRHIDEIRDALERSGNATGVMLQVGTRNAQNFELLKSIGQQRVFPVLFKRGMGITLEESLNACEYVASEGNPKIIFCLRGVKTHLGDPHRNMVDFAHVPVVRRLTRLPVCVDPSHAIGQAAPPPDGLPDVFHAIGQGIIAGASMVLVDFHPHPEAALCDGPQALRMEQLSALQRYVQLVRTAYETAVQHGDGLQATSA; this is encoded by the coding sequence ATGATTGTCATGCTCGAGCCGGACTCGCCGGAGTCCGTGGTGTCCGCCGTCCTCCAGGTTGCTTCCCAGTACAAGGGAGTGACGCCTCGGACGCACGTCATCGGGGGCTCCGAGTACACGATTACGGAGGTCTACCTGCTGGGTTCCACCGCGCAGGTGCCCGTGGAGCCCTTCGAGCAGATTCCCGGCGTGCGGCAGGTGGTGCGCGTGTCACAGAAGTACCGCGTCATCGGCCGGCACAAGGGCCAGCGGACGTCCGCGGGCTTCGAGTACAACGGCATCAACTTCGACGAGCGCTCCGTGAATGTGTTCGCCGGCCTGTGTGCCGTGGACAACCCGGAGAATGTGGACACGATGATGGCGGCGCTTGCTCGCTGCGGCATCCGCACCACGCGCATGGGCGCCTACAAGCCCCGCACCAACCCCTACGAGTTCCAGGGCCTGGGCGCCGCCTGCCTGCCCTGGGTGTTCGAGTCGGCGGGCAAGCACGGCATCAAGGTCATCGCGATGGAGGTGACGCACCCGCGTCACATCGACGAGATTCGCGACGCGCTGGAGCGCTCCGGCAATGCCACGGGCGTCATGCTCCAGGTGGGCACGCGCAACGCGCAGAACTTCGAGCTGCTCAAGAGCATTGGCCAGCAGCGCGTCTTCCCGGTGCTCTTCAAGCGAGGCATGGGCATCACCCTGGAGGAGTCGCTCAACGCGTGTGAGTACGTGGCGAGCGAGGGCAACCCGAAAATCATCTTCTGCCTCCGCGGCGTGAAGACGCACCTGGGTGACCCGCACCGCAACATGGTGGACTTCGCCCACGTGCCCGTGGTGCGCCGGCTGACGCGCCTGCCGGTGTGCGTGGATCCGTCGCACGCCATTGGCCAGGCCGCGCCGCCGCCGGACGGGCTGCCGGACGTCTTCCACGCCATTGGCCAGGGCATCATCGCGGGCGCGTCCATGGTGCTGGTGGACTTCCACCCGCATCCGGAGGCCGCCCTGTGCGACGGCCCCCAGGCCCTGCGCATGGAGCAGCTCTCCGCGCTGCAGCGCTACGTCCAGTTGGTGCGCACCGCGTACGAGACGGCCGTGCAGCACGGTGACGGGCTCCAGGCGACCAGCGCCTGA
- the pheA gene encoding prephenate dehydratase, protein MPESPRRIAFQGEPGAYGEEALRALHGADVEAVPCLTFRAVFEAVAEGRVHGGVVPVESSLGGPVAETVDLLLEHDVPVTGELSLRIRHCLLAPPGLVLDDVQQALSHPQALAQCAGYLRRRGITPMPETNTAIAARKVAEEKPPHTAAIASRMSAGLYGLAVLEEGVEDSPDNFTRFIALGPAPERTWTRRKTALAFTVENGPGALYRVMSAFSSRGLNVARLESRPQRRAWEYVWCLDVDGALEDPRVREAVAAAQAACITLRVLGSYGVV, encoded by the coding sequence ATGCCTGAGTCGCCGCGGCGCATCGCCTTCCAGGGCGAGCCTGGCGCCTATGGAGAAGAGGCCCTGCGAGCGCTGCATGGCGCCGACGTGGAGGCCGTCCCCTGCCTCACCTTCCGCGCCGTCTTCGAGGCCGTGGCAGAAGGCCGCGTGCACGGCGGCGTGGTGCCGGTGGAGAGCTCGCTGGGCGGGCCGGTGGCGGAGACGGTGGACCTGCTGCTGGAGCATGACGTGCCGGTGACGGGCGAGCTGTCCCTGCGCATCCGCCACTGCCTGCTGGCCCCACCAGGCCTGGTACTGGACGACGTCCAGCAGGCCCTCTCCCACCCGCAGGCCCTGGCGCAGTGCGCGGGCTACCTGCGCCGGCGGGGCATCACACCGATGCCGGAGACGAACACCGCCATCGCCGCGCGGAAGGTGGCGGAAGAGAAGCCTCCGCACACGGCCGCCATCGCCAGCCGCATGTCCGCGGGCCTGTACGGACTGGCCGTGCTGGAGGAAGGCGTGGAGGACTCGCCGGACAACTTCACGCGCTTCATCGCCCTGGGGCCCGCGCCCGAGCGGACGTGGACGCGGCGGAAGACGGCGCTGGCCTTCACCGTGGAGAACGGGCCGGGCGCGCTGTACCGCGTGATGAGCGCCTTCTCCTCGCGCGGCCTCAACGTGGCGAGGCTGGAGTCCCGGCCACAGCGCCGCGCCTGGGAGTACGTGTGGTGCCTGGACGTGGACGGCGCGCTGGAGGACCCGCGGGTGCGCGAGGCGGTGGCCGCGGCCCAGGCCGCCTGCATCACCCTGCGGGTGCTCGGAAGCTACGGCGTGGTGTGA
- a CDS encoding bifunctional chorismate mutase/prephenate dehydratase, with product MTTLPDLDLIRTSIERIDEEILDALRRRMALADDVARAKLAAAAPFRDQRREDLLLRRIRTRAAEHGLDPHEVERIWRLFIDMSVARQHELVTRLDTTPLRVAYPGVEGSYSHLAARRRYGHRTGGVLLSGFDHAREAVEALRRGEQDLVLLPIENTTAGSMNETYDLLAEGGVVITAELVSQVDHRLLGLPGAKLEGLREVLSHPQALAQCETFLREKVPWARAVPDVDTGGAAQKVRERNDASVAAIASETAAQRFGLEVLAGDLQPAFDYTRFVEVGREATPLSPGVPCKTSLLVVLEHKPGTLGEMLQRLTLRGVNLSKLESRPIPGQPWQYRFYLDVEGHAASAAVTAALDDIRPLTSSLRVLGTYARAEAPHA from the coding sequence ATGACCACCCTCCCCGACCTCGACCTCATCCGGACCTCCATCGAGCGCATCGACGAGGAAATCCTCGATGCCCTCCGCCGCCGCATGGCGCTGGCGGACGACGTGGCCCGGGCGAAGCTGGCCGCCGCCGCGCCCTTCCGGGACCAGCGCCGCGAGGACCTGCTCCTGCGCCGCATCCGCACCCGCGCCGCGGAGCACGGCCTGGACCCGCACGAGGTGGAGCGCATCTGGCGGCTCTTCATCGACATGTCCGTGGCCCGGCAGCACGAGCTCGTCACCCGCCTGGACACCACGCCCCTGCGCGTGGCCTACCCTGGCGTGGAGGGCTCCTACAGCCACCTGGCCGCGCGCCGCCGCTACGGGCACCGCACGGGCGGCGTGCTGCTGTCCGGTTTCGACCATGCGAGAGAGGCCGTGGAGGCGCTCCGCCGCGGTGAGCAGGACCTGGTGCTGCTGCCCATCGAGAACACCACCGCGGGCAGCATGAACGAGACGTATGACCTGCTCGCCGAGGGCGGCGTGGTCATCACCGCGGAGCTGGTCAGCCAGGTGGACCACCGCCTGCTGGGACTGCCGGGCGCGAAGCTGGAAGGACTGCGGGAGGTGCTGTCCCATCCGCAGGCGCTGGCGCAGTGCGAGACGTTCCTCCGGGAGAAGGTGCCCTGGGCCCGCGCGGTACCGGACGTGGACACCGGCGGCGCGGCGCAGAAGGTCCGTGAGCGCAACGACGCGTCGGTGGCGGCCATCGCCAGCGAGACGGCGGCGCAGCGCTTCGGCCTGGAGGTGCTCGCGGGCGATTTGCAGCCGGCCTTCGACTACACACGCTTCGTGGAGGTGGGCCGCGAGGCTACGCCCCTGTCGCCCGGCGTGCCGTGCAAGACGTCCCTGCTGGTGGTGCTGGAGCACAAGCCCGGCACGCTGGGAGAGATGCTCCAGCGGCTCACCCTGCGCGGCGTGAATCTGAGCAAGCTGGAGTCGCGCCCCATCCCGGGACAGCCGTGGCAGTACCGCTTCTACCTGGACGTGGAGGGCCACGCCGCCTCCGCGGCGGTGACGGCGGCGCTGGACGACATCCGTCCGCTCACCTCGTCGCTGCGCGTGCTGGGGACGTATGCGCGCGCGGAGGCGCCTCATGCCTGA
- a CDS encoding GNAT family N-acetyltransferase codes for MSPTDIRKIPAQETRGLRHAILRPNQPPEMAVYPGDDDGDTLHLGVYTEGRLVGVASLYREPPPDALRATTAWRLRGMAVDATLRGHGHGAALLKACMEHAARQGGSQVWCNARMTASGFYRAQGFAQRGEPFDLPGIGPHHLMWRNLGTS; via the coding sequence GTGAGTCCCACTGACATCCGCAAGATTCCGGCTCAGGAGACGCGCGGCCTCCGCCACGCCATCCTCCGTCCCAACCAGCCTCCGGAGATGGCCGTCTACCCCGGAGATGACGACGGGGACACGCTCCACCTGGGCGTCTATACGGAGGGCCGCCTGGTGGGCGTGGCCTCTCTATATCGGGAGCCGCCGCCGGACGCGCTGCGCGCCACCACGGCCTGGCGTCTGCGAGGCATGGCAGTGGACGCCACCCTGCGTGGGCACGGCCATGGCGCCGCCCTCCTGAAGGCCTGCATGGAGCATGCGGCGCGGCAGGGCGGTTCCCAGGTGTGGTGCAACGCGCGGATGACGGCCTCCGGGTTCTACCGCGCGCAGGGCTTCGCGCAGCGAGGCGAGCCCTTCGACCTGCCCGGCATCGGCCCGCACCACCTCATGTGGCGCAACCTTGGAACCTCGTGA
- a CDS encoding EVE domain-containing protein, with protein MAKPQYWLIKSEPSVYAYAQLEKDGKTEWTGVRNFEARNNIRAMKPGDLCLYYHSNEDKAVVGVAQVLTPPGPDSTVPDENWAATFMGPVVAFTQPVDLATIKATAALKDFPLVTRGRLSVAPVTATHFKQVLKMGKTVLPK; from the coding sequence ATGGCCAAGCCACAGTACTGGCTCATCAAGAGCGAGCCCTCCGTCTACGCCTACGCCCAACTGGAGAAGGACGGGAAGACGGAGTGGACCGGCGTGCGCAACTTCGAGGCGCGCAACAACATCCGGGCGATGAAGCCCGGAGACCTCTGCCTCTACTACCACTCCAACGAGGACAAGGCGGTGGTGGGCGTGGCCCAGGTGCTCACGCCGCCGGGACCGGACTCCACCGTTCCCGATGAGAACTGGGCCGCCACCTTCATGGGGCCCGTCGTCGCCTTCACGCAGCCGGTGGACCTGGCCACCATCAAGGCCACCGCCGCACTGAAGGATTTTCCGCTCGTCACCCGCGGCCGGCTGAGCGTGGCTCCCGTCACCGCCACGCACTTCAAGCAGGTGTTGAAGATGGGGAAGACAGTACTACCGAAGTAG